CCGCGCGTGATCTGCGCCGTCCCGTTCTCAGCGATGAAGCCCCTGAGCCCGGTCCCCTCCACCAGCCGCCCGAGCGCCTCCTCCGCGGTGTACGCGCCGGCAAGCGCACGCGACCGCACCCCCGCCGCCGCGGCCAGGTCGGCGCGCACCGGCACACCGGCCTGCCGCCCGAACTCGCGCAGCGCATCGGCGAGCGGCTGCGCCGGGATCTGGAAGCGGATGCTCGCCGGGACCTCGGCGGATACCGCGGTGGAAGCAGCGGACTGGGCCGCGAGCGGAGCGCTGCAGAGCAGGCACGCCGCCCCCAGAAGGGTGATCTGTCGCATCGGGTCGTCGGATAGAAGCTATATGGCGTTGAGAACGATTCTCAAACGCATTCTATCCTCCCTCTACGCCCGGCGCAAGAAGCTGGATCGACCACCCTCACACAGGGGGCACGGAGGGGAACCGCGAGCCGCGAAGAACTTCTCCGCTGTTCTTGCCGCTCCCTCTGTGGCTCCGTGTGAGGCTGTTTCGGTTCTTATCCGCGCCGGCACTGCGCCTGGGGAAGCGACGCAGCCGGCCGTCGGGCCGGGTCGCGGGCGGCACGCAGCGCGGCATTCAGCGCGTCGGCGGGCGCGACTGCGATGTCCGGCGCGATCCCCGTGCGCTCCCACTCCGCGCCCGTGCAGGGGTCCCATACGCGCGTCACGGAGATCGAGATGCTCATCCCCTCGCCCAGCGGGAAGAAGCGGTTGTTGCGTCCCGCTCCCGCCGTGCGCTCCCCCACCAGCGTCGCGCGTCCCAGGTTGCGCAGCACGAACGGCACGTCCTCCGCCGCCGAGCGCGAGCCCTTGTCGATCAGCACGAAGAGCGGTACGTCCAGCCGGCGCGGGCCGGCCACTTCCGGGAGCGTGCGGCGGAGCGTGGTGTCGCCGCTCGCGGGGTCGAACACCGCCAGCGAGAGCAGGTCGGGGGCGGTGAAGTGGCTGATGAGGAAGTTGGCGAGCTGCGCGCTTCCTCCCCGCGACTCGCGTACGTCGATGATCATGGCGTCGGTGCGCTCCAGCGTGCGCAGCGCCGCCGCCATCTCGTCCATCGCCTCGCTCGGGCCGGGGAAGGAGCTCATCTTCAAGTAGCCGACGTTGCCGTCCAGGACGCGCGCGTCGGTGATGAAGCGGAAGCGCCCCGCGGCTGAGTCCGCCTGTGGCGCGCGGCGCTGCGGCCCCTGCATCGCCGGGCCGGGGACGACGCGCAGGTGCTGGTCGGGGTGGGCGGCGAGGATGTCGGCCGTCAGCGCCGTGGCGAACGCGGCCCGGTCCGTCATCCCCGCGTACGCGCCGGATCGCGCGCGCTCGCGGAGGCGTGCGCCGATGATCTCGGCGGTGTCGCGCGTGACGTAGAAGCGCGCCAGGAGCCCCGCCGCGCTGTCCACCACCGCCATGCGCGCCTGGTCCGTGAGCGGACCCGTGGGGCGTGGCTCGGGCGCGCCGTCGCCCGCCGCCTGCACGCGCAGGTCCGAGATGCGGTGCGGAGCGGTGGGCTCCACTTCCAGCGACAGCATGAGCGGACCGCCCACCCCGCGCACCCTCACCTCCACCCGCGTCGGCGAGACGGAGCGCACCGCCTCCACCCCCGCCGTCCCGAAATCGGCGGACATGCGGCGGAACTGCGCCAGGTGGCGCTCAATCGGGATCTGCTGGAGCTCCCCCATCATCTGCTCTCCCACGAAGGCGCGCACGCGGTCCTCGCGCACCTCGCGGATCTCCGCCAGCAGCGCGGCGGCGCGGCGCCCGGCGGGCGTTTCGGGAAGCGCGGCGCCCTGCGCGTGCAGCGCCGGCGTGGTGCCCAGGAGCACGAGCGCGCCGCAGGCAAGGATGCGCCGCAGTGCGGCCGGAGCGCGGAATCGAGTCTTCATCGGTTCGTCTGATGTGGGGGGTTTCGAAGTACGATCTACAACTGTAGATCCCGATTGCACACGGATGGTTGCCGGGGTGGCGCGGGTCAGCGCGCCGGGGGCATCGAATCGAGGAGCCGCCTGTCGACGGTACGCACGTGGCGAAGGAGCTGGCCCGTCCGTGCGAGCTCCTCGAACATCACCTGCCGCGCCGCCACCCGCTTGGGAGTGGGCTGGCGGACGAAGGCGTGCGGCGCACTCATCAGCACCGCGCCGAGCAACAGGAGCGCGGCGACGGCACCCGCTCTCCATCCGCGGATGTCCTCACTGGAGCGCTCCGCGGCGACCAGGCGGTGGACGCGGCGCACGAGCGGCGACCCGTGCTCCACCATGGCGGCCATCGGCACCTCCCCCGCGGGAGCCGACAGCCACCCCGCGATGGAGGCGATGGAGCGCGCCAGCTCGCGCGGCCTCC
This DNA window, taken from Longimicrobium sp., encodes the following:
- a CDS encoding S41 family peptidase yields the protein MKTRFRAPAALRRILACGALVLLGTTPALHAQGAALPETPAGRRAAALLAEIREVREDRVRAFVGEQMMGELQQIPIERHLAQFRRMSADFGTAGVEAVRSVSPTRVEVRVRGVGGPLMLSLEVEPTAPHRISDLRVQAAGDGAPEPRPTGPLTDQARMAVVDSAAGLLARFYVTRDTAEIIGARLRERARSGAYAGMTDRAAFATALTADILAAHPDQHLRVVPGPAMQGPQRRAPQADSAAGRFRFITDARVLDGNVGYLKMSSFPGPSEAMDEMAAALRTLERTDAMIIDVRESRGGSAQLANFLISHFTAPDLLSLAVFDPASGDTTLRRTLPEVAGPRRLDVPLFVLIDKGSRSAAEDVPFVLRNLGRATLVGERTAGAGRNNRFFPLGEGMSISISVTRVWDPCTGAEWERTGIAPDIAVAPADALNAALRAARDPARRPAASLPQAQCRRG